A region from the Kribbella shirazensis genome encodes:
- the polA gene encoding DNA polymerase I: protein MTEQKTVDPATPGAGRPRILLLDGHSLAYRAFYALPVENFSTTTGQHTNAVYGFTSMLINMLRDEQPTHICVAFDVSRKTFRTEQYAEYKAGRSKSPDEFSGQISLVKEVLEALRIPTTEIDGWEADDIIATLATQAYEQGFEVLISSGDRDSFQLVNENVTVLYPKRGVSEIARMDPAAIEEKYGVPPRLYPDLAALVGEQSDNLPGVPGVGPKTAAKWLNQFGSLNDVVDRVNEIKGKAGESLREHLANVIRNRQINELVRDLTLDVAVDDLARVPWDRDKVHTLFDSLEFRVLRERLVAEHEEVDATVDHGFELDGVQLKPGEVAAWLKEHVNGGARVGVAVQGSWGGGTGQITGLALATTSGAAAWFDPTTMTPDDDAAWQAWLADEKQPKALHDAKGPLLAFLERGWTLGGLSSDTQLSAYLVRPDQRAYDLADLTVRYLKRELRNEEADNGQLSFDDVEGGPAADHTMLRARAIADLADTLDAELEKQAGTALLADVELPLIHVIAGMERDGIAVDRPYLEELENRFATGVREAATSAYEVIGKEINLGSPKQLQVVLFDELQMPKTKRTKTGYTTDADSLQALFEKTEHPFLAYLLAHRDATRLRQTVEGLLKTISPRDGRIHTTFNQTIAATGRLSSTEPNLQNIPIRTEEGRRIRQAFVVGEGNESLMSADYSQIEMRIMAHVSQDQGLIDAFNSGMDFHSVTASRVFSVEPTAVTQEQRAKIKAMNYGLAYGLSAYGLSQQLKIGVDEAKGLMDEYFEGFGGVRDYLRSIVIDAGKTGYTETILGRRRYLPDLTSDNRQRREMAERMALNAPIQGSAADVIKMAMLKVDHSLRESGLKSRMLLQVHDELVFEIAPGERATLEELVRHDMGHAVDMAVPLDVSVGVGRTWHEAAH from the coding sequence ATGACTGAGCAGAAGACGGTCGACCCCGCGACCCCGGGCGCCGGGCGACCGCGGATCCTGTTGCTGGACGGGCACTCGCTGGCCTACCGGGCGTTCTACGCGCTCCCGGTGGAGAACTTCTCCACCACCACGGGTCAGCACACCAACGCGGTGTACGGGTTCACCTCCATGCTGATCAACATGCTCCGCGACGAGCAGCCCACGCACATCTGCGTCGCGTTCGACGTGTCCCGCAAGACCTTCCGCACCGAGCAGTACGCCGAGTACAAGGCCGGCCGCTCGAAGTCGCCGGACGAGTTCAGCGGGCAGATCTCGCTGGTCAAGGAGGTGCTGGAGGCGCTCCGGATCCCGACCACGGAGATCGACGGCTGGGAGGCCGACGACATCATCGCGACGCTCGCCACGCAGGCGTACGAGCAGGGCTTCGAGGTGCTGATCAGCAGCGGCGACCGGGACTCGTTCCAGCTCGTCAACGAGAATGTCACAGTCCTGTATCCGAAGCGCGGCGTGTCCGAGATCGCCCGGATGGACCCGGCCGCGATCGAGGAGAAGTACGGCGTGCCCCCGCGGCTGTATCCGGACCTCGCCGCGCTGGTGGGGGAGCAGAGCGACAACCTGCCCGGCGTCCCCGGCGTGGGCCCGAAGACGGCGGCGAAGTGGCTGAACCAGTTCGGTTCGCTGAACGACGTGGTCGACCGGGTGAACGAGATCAAGGGCAAGGCCGGTGAGTCGCTGCGCGAGCACCTCGCCAACGTGATCCGGAACCGGCAGATCAACGAGCTGGTCCGCGACCTGACGCTGGACGTCGCGGTCGACGACCTGGCCCGGGTGCCGTGGGACCGGGACAAGGTGCACACGCTGTTCGACAGCCTGGAGTTCCGGGTGCTGCGGGAGCGGCTGGTCGCCGAGCACGAGGAGGTCGACGCGACGGTCGACCACGGGTTCGAGCTGGACGGCGTGCAGCTGAAGCCGGGTGAGGTCGCGGCCTGGCTGAAGGAGCACGTCAACGGCGGCGCGCGGGTCGGCGTCGCGGTGCAGGGGAGCTGGGGCGGCGGCACCGGCCAGATCACCGGCCTCGCGCTGGCGACCACGTCCGGTGCGGCAGCCTGGTTCGACCCGACCACGATGACGCCGGACGACGACGCGGCCTGGCAGGCGTGGCTCGCCGACGAGAAGCAGCCCAAGGCGCTGCACGACGCGAAGGGTCCGCTGCTGGCGTTCCTGGAGCGTGGCTGGACGCTCGGCGGCCTCAGCTCCGACACCCAGCTGAGCGCGTATCTCGTCCGCCCGGACCAGCGGGCGTACGACCTGGCCGACCTGACGGTGCGTTACCTCAAGCGTGAGCTGCGCAACGAGGAGGCCGACAACGGCCAGCTCAGCTTCGACGACGTCGAGGGCGGCCCGGCCGCGGACCACACGATGCTGCGCGCCCGCGCGATCGCGGACCTCGCCGACACCCTCGACGCCGAGCTCGAGAAGCAGGCCGGTACGGCGTTGCTCGCGGACGTCGAGCTGCCGCTGATCCACGTGATCGCCGGCATGGAGCGGGACGGTATCGCGGTCGACCGGCCGTACCTGGAGGAGCTCGAGAACCGGTTCGCCACCGGCGTACGGGAAGCGGCCACCTCGGCGTACGAGGTGATCGGCAAGGAGATCAACCTCGGGTCGCCGAAGCAGCTGCAGGTGGTGCTGTTCGACGAGCTGCAGATGCCGAAGACGAAGCGCACCAAGACCGGTTACACCACGGACGCGGACTCGCTGCAGGCGCTGTTCGAGAAGACCGAGCACCCGTTCCTGGCGTACCTGCTGGCGCACCGGGACGCGACCCGGTTGCGGCAGACGGTCGAGGGCCTGCTGAAGACGATCAGCCCGCGCGACGGCCGGATCCACACCACGTTCAACCAGACGATCGCGGCGACCGGGCGGCTGAGCTCCACGGAGCCGAACCTGCAGAACATCCCGATCCGGACCGAGGAGGGCCGCCGGATCCGGCAGGCGTTCGTGGTCGGCGAGGGCAACGAGTCGCTGATGTCGGCGGACTACAGCCAGATCGAGATGCGGATCATGGCGCACGTGTCCCAGGACCAGGGCCTGATCGACGCGTTCAACTCCGGGATGGACTTCCACTCGGTGACCGCGTCGCGGGTGTTCTCGGTCGAGCCGACCGCGGTGACCCAGGAGCAGCGCGCGAAGATCAAGGCGATGAACTACGGCCTCGCCTACGGCCTGTCGGCGTACGGGCTGAGCCAGCAGCTGAAGATCGGCGTCGACGAGGCCAAGGGCCTGATGGACGAGTACTTCGAGGGCTTCGGCGGGGTCCGGGACTACCTGCGGTCGATCGTGATCGACGCCGGCAAGACCGGGTACACCGAGACGATCCTCGGCCGCCGTCGCTACCTGCCGGACCTGACCAGCGACAACCGCCAGCGCCGCGAGATGGCCGAGCGGATGGCGCTGAACGCACCGATCCAGGGCTCGGCCGCCGACGTCATCAAGATGGCGATGCTGAAGGTCGACCACTCGCTGCGCGAGTCCGGCCTGAAGTCCCGGATGCTCCTCCAGGTCCACGACGAACTCGTCTTCGAGATCGCCCCCGGCGAACGCGCCACCCTCGAGGAGCTGGTCCGCCACGACATGGGCCACGCCGTCGACATGGCCGTCCCCCTCGACGTCTCAGTAGGCGTAGGCCGCACGTGGCACGAAGCGGCCCACTGA
- a CDS encoding hotdog fold thioesterase produces the protein MTDESNLGPGMSMEGTLLQLMGIVVSEATPDRVVATMPVKGNTQPYGLLHGGASCVLAESLGSIGSALHAATYGKVAVGVDINATHHRAVRDGIVTGVATPIYLGRTTTSYEIVVTDDRDKRVCTARITCQLIPAPPGS, from the coding sequence GTGACAGATGAATCGAACCTCGGGCCGGGGATGAGCATGGAGGGCACCCTCCTGCAGCTGATGGGAATCGTCGTCAGCGAGGCCACACCGGACCGCGTGGTCGCGACCATGCCGGTCAAGGGCAACACCCAGCCGTACGGTCTGCTGCACGGCGGCGCGTCCTGCGTGCTCGCGGAGAGCCTGGGCTCGATCGGGTCAGCGCTGCACGCGGCGACGTACGGGAAGGTCGCGGTCGGCGTCGACATCAACGCCACCCACCATCGCGCGGTCCGCGACGGGATCGTCACCGGCGTCGCGACGCCGATCTACCTCGGCCGGACGACCACGTCGTACGAGATCGTCGTCACCGACGACCGGGACAAGCGGGTCTGCACCGCGCGGATCACTTGCCAGCTGATTCCGGCGCCACCCGGGAGCTGA
- a CDS encoding GNAT family N-acetyltransferase has protein sequence MTAVEVRDAQPGDAGALVVMWRELSTSAGLPSRLPAPPSTAAAEVAVGKHLADPSGRLLVVELDGEVHGMAYLRRTAVSPLHDDTTVTVEYLHVSDSARRHGLGKALIAEAVTWAEHESCAHLAVVAPAIAREANRFLARLGLGQAGVLRFANTHTVRRRLAAEHAPNLLALLSSRRSAIARRAVSSRVAPESAGK, from the coding sequence GTGACAGCCGTCGAGGTGAGGGACGCCCAGCCGGGGGACGCCGGTGCCCTGGTCGTGATGTGGCGTGAGCTGAGCACCTCCGCCGGCCTGCCGTCGCGGCTGCCGGCGCCGCCGTCGACGGCCGCCGCGGAGGTTGCCGTCGGCAAACACCTGGCCGATCCGTCCGGCCGGCTGCTGGTGGTGGAGCTGGACGGTGAGGTGCACGGTATGGCGTACCTGCGCCGCACCGCGGTCAGCCCGCTGCACGACGACACCACTGTCACGGTCGAGTACCTGCACGTCAGCGATTCGGCCCGTCGGCACGGTCTGGGCAAGGCGCTCATCGCGGAGGCGGTCACCTGGGCCGAGCACGAGAGCTGCGCGCACCTGGCCGTGGTCGCGCCCGCGATCGCCCGCGAGGCGAACCGGTTCCTGGCCCGCCTCGGTCTCGGGCAGGCCGGCGTACTGCGGTTCGCGAACACGCACACGGTGCGTCGCCGGCTCGCGGCCGAGCACGCTCCGAACCTGCTCGCCCTGCTGTCCTCGCGACGCTCCGCGATCGCCCGGCGGGCGGTCAGCTCCCGGGTGGCGCCGGAATCAGCTGGCAAGTGA
- a CDS encoding DUF554 domain-containing protein, with protein MSGGTSLFIGIGTVVNVATVLVGSVLGVLVGHRLSHRTRDLVTDALGLVTLLIAISSALTVGDKVLSDTVGSSAPILIVLGAMLIGGILGSVLRIEQRLEDFGGWMQRRFDRGEGRSTFVEGFVSASMVFCVGPLTFLGSLSDGLGRGADQLLLKAVLDGFASIAFAASFGWGVAASALVVLVIQGLMTAVGAVLGDVLPEAHVTALGATGGVMLIGVALRLLKLKQVAVADLLPALIVAPLLVQLLVVIRN; from the coding sequence ATGTCCGGAGGGACCAGTTTGTTCATCGGAATCGGCACCGTCGTGAACGTCGCGACGGTGCTCGTCGGTTCGGTACTCGGCGTGCTCGTCGGCCACCGCCTGAGTCACCGGACACGCGACCTCGTCACCGACGCGCTGGGTCTGGTCACGCTCCTGATCGCGATCAGTTCGGCACTCACCGTAGGTGACAAGGTGCTGAGCGACACCGTCGGCAGCAGTGCGCCGATCCTGATCGTGCTCGGCGCGATGCTGATCGGCGGAATCCTCGGCTCGGTGCTGCGGATCGAGCAGCGGCTGGAGGACTTCGGCGGGTGGATGCAGCGCCGGTTCGACCGCGGCGAGGGGCGGAGCACGTTCGTCGAGGGGTTCGTGTCCGCCTCGATGGTGTTCTGCGTCGGGCCGCTCACCTTCCTCGGATCGCTGTCCGACGGTCTCGGGCGAGGCGCCGATCAACTGCTCCTCAAGGCGGTCCTGGACGGCTTCGCGTCGATCGCGTTCGCCGCATCCTTCGGCTGGGGCGTGGCGGCTTCCGCGTTGGTCGTCCTCGTGATCCAGGGATTGATGACAGCTGTGGGAGCAGTACTGGGCGACGTACTACCTGAGGCACATGTGACCGCACTCGGCGCCACAGGTGGAGTAATGCTGATCGGCGTGGCTCTGAGACTGCTCAAGCTCAAGCAGGTCGCCGTCGCCGATCTGCTGCCCGCTTTGATCGTCGCGCCGCTGCTGGTCCAGTTGCTCGTCGTGATCCGCAACTGA
- a CDS encoding ABC transporter ATP-binding protein: protein MSAMLEVKDLEVAYGKILAVKKISFSVEQGQVVSLIGTNGAGKTTTLKTISGLLRPNAGEIWFQGERIDHVAAHDIVSRGLAHSPEGRRIFPRLSVEENLMLGAFARRDPAGVRADLQTAYDLFPILGERRKQPAGTFSGGEQQMLAMGRAMMSRPKLMMLDEPSMGLSPIMMKRIMSTVTELQQQGTTILLVEQNAQAALKRADFGYVLEVGKIVLSGTGRDLLVNDSVRKAYLGED from the coding sequence ATGAGCGCGATGCTCGAGGTCAAGGACCTGGAAGTTGCCTACGGCAAGATCCTTGCGGTGAAGAAGATCAGCTTCAGCGTGGAGCAGGGGCAGGTGGTGTCGCTGATCGGCACCAACGGCGCCGGCAAGACCACCACGCTGAAGACGATCTCCGGTCTGCTCCGGCCGAACGCGGGCGAGATCTGGTTCCAGGGCGAGCGGATCGACCACGTGGCGGCGCACGACATCGTCAGCCGCGGGCTGGCGCACTCGCCCGAGGGACGGCGGATCTTCCCGCGGCTCTCGGTCGAGGAGAACCTGATGCTCGGTGCGTTCGCGCGCCGGGATCCCGCGGGTGTGCGGGCGGACCTGCAGACGGCGTACGACCTCTTCCCGATCCTGGGGGAGCGGCGCAAGCAGCCGGCCGGGACGTTCTCCGGCGGTGAGCAGCAGATGCTGGCGATGGGCCGGGCGATGATGAGCCGGCCGAAGCTGATGATGCTGGACGAGCCGTCGATGGGCCTGTCGCCGATCATGATGAAGCGGATCATGTCCACGGTGACCGAGTTGCAGCAGCAGGGTACGACGATCCTGCTGGTCGAGCAGAACGCCCAGGCGGCGCTGAAGCGGGCCGACTTCGGGTACGTGCTCGAGGTCGGGAAGATCGTGCTGTCCGGCACCGGACGCGACCTGCTGGTCAACGACTCGGTCCGCAAGGCCTACCTCGGCGAGGACTGA
- a CDS encoding ABC transporter ATP-binding protein has product MTVTETRGPAERAGGHPVLEASGVTMRFGGLLAVNDVSLTVREGEIVGLIGPNGAGKTTFFNCLTGLYKPTGGQVRFAGAPRKPESPKRQQREAAEAVPTQPLTELTPLPPKPRAVVRAGMARTFQNIRLFANMTALENVMVGRYSRTSSGALTSVLRGPKFRREEAATRARSQELLEFVGLGRSTEHLARNMPYGDQRRLEIARALATDPKLILLDEPTAGMNPQETRQASDLIFKIRDSGLSVVVIEHDMRFIFNLCDRVLCLVQGQALIEGTPEEVQSDPRVIEAYIGTGEDEEDDVDVQDAHVQDTTVADEEGRS; this is encoded by the coding sequence ATGACAGTCACCGAGACCCGGGGCCCGGCCGAACGGGCGGGCGGTCACCCGGTCCTGGAAGCCTCCGGCGTGACGATGCGGTTCGGCGGTCTGCTGGCCGTGAACGACGTCAGCCTGACCGTCCGCGAGGGCGAGATCGTCGGCCTGATCGGCCCGAACGGCGCCGGTAAGACGACGTTCTTCAACTGCCTCACCGGTCTCTACAAGCCGACCGGCGGGCAGGTCCGGTTCGCCGGTGCACCGCGGAAGCCGGAGTCGCCCAAACGCCAGCAACGCGAAGCGGCCGAGGCGGTGCCGACGCAGCCGTTGACCGAGCTGACGCCGTTGCCGCCCAAGCCGCGGGCGGTGGTCCGGGCCGGGATGGCGCGGACGTTCCAGAACATCCGGTTGTTCGCGAACATGACCGCGCTGGAGAACGTGATGGTCGGCCGGTACAGCCGGACCAGCTCGGGTGCGCTCACCTCGGTGCTGCGGGGGCCGAAGTTCCGTCGTGAGGAGGCGGCCACCCGGGCACGGTCGCAGGAACTGCTCGAATTCGTCGGGCTCGGCCGGTCGACCGAGCACCTGGCCCGGAACATGCCGTACGGCGACCAGCGCCGGCTCGAGATCGCGCGGGCGCTGGCCACCGACCCGAAGCTCATCCTGCTGGACGAGCCGACCGCCGGTATGAACCCGCAGGAGACTCGGCAGGCCAGTGACCTGATCTTCAAGATCCGGGACTCGGGCCTGTCGGTCGTGGTGATCGAGCACGACATGCGGTTCATCTTCAACCTCTGCGACCGGGTGCTCTGCCTGGTCCAGGGGCAGGCCCTGATCGAGGGCACGCCGGAGGAGGTGCAGTCCGACCCGCGGGTGATCGAGGCCTACATCGGCACCGGCGAGGACGAGGAGGACGACGTCGACGTACAGGACGCCCACGTCCAGGACACGACAGTCGCCGACGAGGAGGGCCGGTCATGA
- a CDS encoding branched-chain amino acid ABC transporter permease, giving the protein MTDIETPVDESAEAPVAKPGKPIAWPLGLAGVALVIVGSFLSWSYDGTILNDLSINFYPGGLQILAIIVALLSLVLLLAEKGPLVKLGAWLDATLGLRAFGTGLTLYMVLVLVAISVESDGLINVNPGAYVTLVGALLLAVSAWMLPLRQLRDMSEARLPAWLEILSIAVLMAALLFVAAYALGLPDAWSFILCLVFVATAALGLFRCGAMTFVSHAGQRHRRVLTLAAFVAAFLFPFTQNGDDTNMSIAGAVLVFSATAMGLNIVVGLAGLLDLGYIAFLGSGAYVAAMLSTSAFATIDWKPPFLVVVLVGACVAALLGLIIGSPTLRVSGDYLAIVTLGFGEIFRFSMFNLDGNNGPNLTNGPNGIPGIPDLEILGFNFGTSHTVAGIELTRFSNYYFLLLLLIGGVILTFARLNNSRIGRGWVAIREDEKAAEAMGVNVFGLKLLAFAIGAFLAGLAGTIKAHQDGAVSPDQYIFLESAFLLAAIVLGGMGTIAGVLLGATILKLLPEKLRFFQEYRLLLFGLLLVLMMRFRPEGLVASKRRQLEFHEEDEELAVEVEEERLAIGEAK; this is encoded by the coding sequence ATGACCGACATCGAGACTCCTGTCGACGAGTCCGCGGAGGCTCCGGTGGCCAAGCCGGGCAAACCGATCGCCTGGCCGCTCGGCCTGGCCGGTGTGGCGCTGGTGATTGTCGGTTCGTTCCTGTCCTGGAGCTACGACGGCACGATCCTGAACGACCTGTCGATCAACTTCTACCCGGGCGGTCTGCAGATCCTCGCGATCATCGTCGCCCTGCTGTCGCTGGTGCTGCTGCTGGCGGAGAAGGGTCCGCTGGTCAAACTGGGCGCGTGGCTGGACGCGACGCTCGGTCTCCGGGCGTTCGGTACCGGCCTCACGCTGTACATGGTGCTGGTCCTGGTCGCGATCTCGGTGGAGTCCGACGGCCTGATCAACGTCAACCCGGGCGCGTACGTGACGCTTGTCGGTGCCCTCCTGCTCGCCGTTTCCGCCTGGATGCTGCCGTTGCGGCAGCTGCGGGACATGAGCGAGGCGCGACTGCCGGCGTGGCTCGAGATCCTCTCGATCGCCGTACTGATGGCCGCGCTGCTGTTCGTGGCGGCGTACGCCCTCGGGTTGCCCGACGCGTGGTCGTTCATCCTGTGCCTCGTGTTCGTGGCCACCGCCGCGCTCGGGCTGTTCCGCTGCGGCGCGATGACGTTCGTCTCGCACGCCGGGCAGCGGCACCGCAGGGTGCTGACGCTGGCGGCGTTCGTGGCCGCGTTCCTGTTCCCGTTCACGCAGAACGGCGACGACACGAACATGTCGATCGCCGGCGCGGTGCTGGTCTTCAGCGCGACGGCGATGGGCCTGAACATCGTGGTCGGTCTGGCCGGCCTGCTGGACCTCGGGTACATCGCGTTCCTGGGTTCGGGTGCGTACGTCGCGGCGATGCTGTCGACGTCGGCGTTCGCGACCATCGACTGGAAGCCGCCGTTCCTGGTGGTCGTCCTGGTCGGCGCCTGTGTGGCAGCGTTGCTGGGCCTGATCATCGGTTCGCCGACGCTGCGGGTCTCGGGTGACTACCTGGCCATCGTGACGCTCGGCTTCGGTGAGATCTTCCGGTTCTCGATGTTCAACCTGGACGGCAACAACGGCCCGAACCTGACGAACGGCCCGAACGGTATCCCGGGCATCCCGGACCTGGAGATCTTGGGCTTCAACTTCGGCACCTCGCACACCGTCGCCGGCATCGAGCTCACCCGGTTCTCGAACTACTACTTCCTCCTGCTGCTGCTGATCGGCGGCGTCATCCTCACGTTCGCCCGGCTGAACAACAGCCGGATCGGGCGTGGCTGGGTGGCGATCCGGGAGGACGAGAAGGCCGCCGAGGCGATGGGCGTGAACGTGTTCGGGCTGAAGCTGCTCGCGTTCGCGATCGGCGCCTTCCTGGCCGGTCTGGCGGGCACCATCAAGGCCCACCAGGACGGCGCGGTCAGTCCGGACCAGTACATCTTCCTGGAGTCGGCGTTCCTGCTCGCCGCGATCGTGCTCGGCGGTATGGGCACCATCGCCGGTGTGTTGCTGGGTGCGACGATCCTGAAGCTGCTGCCGGAGAAGCTGCGGTTCTTCCAGGAGTACCGGCTGCTGCTGTTCGGTCTCCTGCTGGTGCTGATGATGCGGTTCCGGCCCGAGGGCCTGGTCGCGAGCAAGCGGCGCCAGCTCGAGTTCCACGAGGAGGACGAGGAGTTGGCCGTCGAGGTCGAAGAGGAACGCCTGGCCATAGGGGAGGCGAAATGA